TCCTCTCAGGGTGTCGTTGACGGAATCTGTCGGCAGTCCGGGTCTTTACCACCATGCGTAGCGTGAGAAATGGTACAGGATCGCCGTTCGGCCGAACATCTGGACTGGCACCCACCGGCTGCCATTCCAGTAGTTCAGCCCGTTCACGGGGAAGGCGAAGTGTACATACACGGGCCGAGCGAATTCCATGTCGGGGCTGAAGGTTACCTCGCGCGCGCCAAGGTCCACGGCCATGGTGATCATGGCATCATGTGGCAGGGCCTTGGGTGGCACGACGAGGGTGATCCCCGCTGCCCGCAGGATTCCGCCCCTGTCAGCCTGGATGAACCTCCGGACGACGATGGTTTTGCCGCCGGCCAGCGCAGGCATGACCATGGTCATGACAAGCACGATGGCCAGCAGCAGCGCAATGGTTAGTTTGGTTTTGGTTGTCTTCATTTTGCACCTCCTTCGGTAGCCCGGCTGTCCCAACAGTCAGGACCCGTAGCTTTGCGCCCCATTCTTACGAATGGTTTGCCTTTTCGGGCGGTGCCTTGGCAGAGAAAGTCGCCTTTCTTGCGTCTGGTGGTCGCGCCCCACGCTCAGGACTGGCCACAACCTGCGAGTTTTAGCGGACGGACGCGCCGCCCATAGGCACACCCTGTTTGAGCACACTCATCTCTTGAATGGTTTCTGTCGCCTCCTTTGTTAGGCCGAGGTCCGCGTAGGCATCGGCTGCGGCCTGCAGGTATGGAATCGCCCCCGCCGCCCTGTGCTCTGCGGCGAGAAGCCGCCCAAGTTCGCGGGAAGTTTCGGCCCAGTTCAGACGGTCGCCCAGTTCGCCATACGACGCAATCGCATCGGCAAAGTGCTTCTGCGCCTGCGAGGGATCGGCGCCGCACGCGGCGATGCGGCCGAGAATGCGGCTGGTGTCGGCTTTGCCCAGTTCGTCGCCGATGCGCAGGAACGTGTCGCGGGCAGTCTTACAAAGGTCGGCGGCCGCAGCGATATTGCCCTGGGACAGTTCCAATTCGGCAAGATGCTGCTGGGTCAGGGCGGTGTGGTACACATCACCGACTTTGCGGAAGATGGCCAGCGCATCCTGGTAGCACGCCCGCGCCTCGGCCGGGTTGTCCATGGACGCGTAGACGAAGCCGAGGTTCAGCGAACCGCGGGCGCTATCCAGCAGGCGGCCGGCTGCTTCAAAAATACGGATGGCCTGCCGGTAGTGGCGGATGGCATCGTCCTTTTTGCCCTGGGCGTCCAGGATGTTGCCCATGTTTCCCAGGATGCGCGCCCGCAGCAGCGCTTGTTCGTCGCCCTGCACCAGGCCCGCTGCCCAGCGGAGGCTGTCCAGCGCATCGTCCCACTTGCCGGTCTGGAACAGGACGATGGCGCGCACCGACAGCGCCTGGGCGATGGTGGGCGCATCGCCGGCCCTTTCGGCAATGCCCATCGCCTGCGAGGCCAGTTGCAGGGCGGCGTCCCAGTCGCTCTTTCGGGCGTGAAGGCGCGCGATCTCGGTGAGCACCTCGGCTTGCCGCGAGGCGTTGCCCTGTTGCTCGCACAGGGCAAGCGCCCGCTCCAGTTGCTCCAACGTCCCCTGGAGATCGCCGGCCACCTGCAGCAGCGCAGCGCGCCGCTGCCGCAGGTCGCACTCCTGGCGGGCGTAGTGTGGGTCGGGGGGCAGGTGGGCGATGGCGTCCAGTGCCAGGCGGTTGAAGTGCAGGGCCTCTTCCAGCGCCCATTGCGCCTCGGCGCGCTCGGTGGCCATCTGCGCGTAGCGGAGGCCCGTGCGGTAGTCGGCGCCCTGGTAGAAGTGATGCGCCAAGTCGTAGGCGATCTCCTCAAGCCGCCCTGCGTACAGTTCCTCCAGTCGCTTCGCGATGATGAGGTGATATTCCACGCGCAGCGGCTCGGCGAGTTCCGCGTAGAGCACGTCTCGGATGAGGTGGTGGGTGAATGTGTAGGTGCCGCTCTCAAAGGCGATCAGTTGGTGGTTTTTCTCCAACCGGCCGAGTCGGCGCAGCAACTCCACCTTGGGCAGGCCCAGCGCGGCGCTGATGGTCTCCACGGTGAATCGCCGGCCCATGACCGCGGCGACATCCAGAATCTCGCGGCTGGCCTCGTCCAGGCGCTGGAGCCGCCGCGTGATCACGTCGTGGACGCGCTGGGGCACGCGCATTTCCTCGGGCCTGCCGATGAGCCGCCACCCGGCCTCGGTGTACACCAGTTGGCCTTCTTCCTGCCACATGCGCAGGGCCTCAAGGATGAAGAACGGGTTCCCTTCCGTCTCCGCATACACCCGCGCGAGGAATTCGGCGTCCTCGGGAGCACCCGGCAGCACGTGCCGCACCAGAGCATCACTTTGCTCGCGCGTGAGCGGCGACAGTGCCAGGTGCTCAAACAGGTGCTCGCGGCTCATGCGCCGCATGACTTCTTGCAGTGGGTGAGGCTCGGCGCCGGTCTCCTGCTGGATGTCCTCCTCGCGGTACGTGCCGACCAGCAGGATGGGCGCGGCCTGGATGTTGCGCGCCAGGTAGTGGAGGAGCCGAAGCGTGGCTGCGCTCGCCCACTGCAGGTCGTCCACGAAAAGGAGCAGCGGCTGTTTCTGGCCGAGGGACGTCAGCACCTGCCGAATCGTTTCAAAGAGCGCGGTCTGGGCGTCGGCCCATCGCAGGGCCTCGTGGGCGGCCGGCGCGGCGGCGGTGGCGGCGTAGGGCAGGAAGTTGGATAGCCGCGTAACCAGATGGCCGATGGTGTCATTGTCTTCGGGTATGCCGACCATGGTCTCGCGCGTGTCCAGGTAGGACTGGAGAATTTCCACGAAGGGTAGGTACGGGTTCGGGTCTTCCTGGTAGAGGCAATGGCCGGTGAGGCACAGGAAGCCCGCGCTTCGCGCCTCGCGCTGGATTTCCGCGACGAGCCGCGTTTTGCCAAGCCCGGCCTCTCCGCTGATGAGCACCAGCCCTCCCCTGGAGTTGCGCGCTTGGTCCAACGCCTGGCGCAGGAACGTCAATTCGCGCTCTCGGCCAACGAGCGGGATGTGGGTCGTGGCCAGCATCTCGTCGGACGGCAGGGTGGGGTCAAAGAGGTTGGCCGGCAGGGATGTGCCCTTGTCTAGCGCATCCAGGCACAGGCGGATGGCCGACGCGAGTTCCAGCGCAGACTGGAATCGCCGTTCGGGTTGCTTGTGGAGGAGCCGCCACACCAGCCCGTCCACGGCGGGCAGGGCGTCGGGGGCGAGGCGCCGAACGGGAATTGGCTGCTCGTTGATATGCTTGAAGATGACAGCGGCGGTGGTTTCGGCGGTGAAGGGGAGTTGGCCGCTGATCATCTCGTACAGCATGACGCCAAGCGAGTACAGGTCGCTGCGGGCGTCGGTTGCCTCGCCGCGGGCCTGTTCGGGCGAGATGTAGGCGGCTGTGCCCATGAGGACCCCCGCCATGGTTACCGCAGAAGCGTCGGCCACCTTAGCCAAGCCGAAGTCCATGACCTTTGCGGTGCCGTCGGCGGCGATCATGATGTTGCTGGGCTTGAGGTCGCGATGCACGATGTGGCGCGCGTGGGCATGAGCGAGGGCTTCGGCCACTTGCAGCGCGATGTCCAGCGATTGCCGAAGGTCCAGCGCCCGCCTGTCCAGCCGTTCGCGCAGGCTTTCGCCCTGGACGTACTCCAGCGCGATGTAGTACGCGCCGTTCTCTTCGCCGACCTCGTAGGTTTCCACGATGTTGGGGTGGCGCAGGCGGGTGCCCGCCATCCCTTCGCGGAGGAACCGCGCGACGCGGTCGGGCATGGCTGCATATTCGGGCGGCAGCACTTTGAGGGCGACCTGGCGGTGGGTGTCGCTGTGCTCGGCGAGGTACACGGCGCCCATGCCGCCGCGCCCGATGACGCGAATGAGCCGGTACGGGCCTATGCGGTTCGGAGTCAACTCCTCGCTGTTCGGCAATTCTACTTCTCCGTGTCCTCTCCGTTGCTGGAGTAGTTCACCACGCGGTTGCGCCCAGCGTGCTTGGCTCGGTAGAGCGCGATGTCGGATTTGTGAATCAAGTCCAGCCCTGCGTCCGCGTCGTCGGGGAACGTGGCGGCGCCAACGCTAATGGTCAAGGGCATGCGCCCCTCGCCCTTGGACCAGTCGTTTCTCTCCACGAGCGAGCGCAGCCGTTCGCCGAGGATGCGCGCGCCCATGACATCCGAGAACGGCGCAAGAACGGCAAACTCCTCTCCGCCATAGCGGGCCACCGTGTCCTCGCTCCGCACGTTGTCGCGGAGGATGCCGGCCACCACGGCCAGCGCCCGATCTCCGGCAGCGTGCCCCAGGCGGTCGTTGATGAGTTTGAAGTGGTCCACGTCTATCATCAGGAACGATACCGGAAAGTGATGCCGTCGCGCCCGCGCCAATTCTTCGTTCAGGCGCTCCAGCAGGTACTGGCGATTGTGCAGGCCCGTGAGGCTATCGCGGGTGGCCCTGCGATACAACTCCTCCTGGCGTTCCAGTTCCACGCGGTCTACGTACCGCAGGCGGAACACGGTGTCGCCGACGCGGATCAGGTCGCTGTCGTTCAGGTAGGTCTCTTTCACCTGAACGTCGTTGACGAACGTGCCGTTACGGCTATCCAAGTCTACGATTTTCGGCCCCGCATTGGTCAGAACGATCTTGCAGTGCTGGCGAGAGACCCTAGGGTCGCGCACGAGAAGGTCCACCCCCGGCTGGCGGCCGATGATGGTCTCGCGCTGCGCCAACACACGCATGCCACTTACGCCCGTGCCCAGCAGAGGAATCAAGCAGAGTTCGCGCTGCTCCAGGTTCGTCAGGGCATCGCAGCCGTCTGTCGTGTGCAGGGTCAGTTCTTCCATGGCGGGTCCTCCGTCGTCATGCGGACAAGGTGGGCGCACGCAGGATGCGCGCGGCTAGCGAACTGGAATGGGCCAGGAGTTGCTCCAGGCGCGAATGGAACTGGTCGTCGGGTTGGGGGCGAAGCGCAATCAGGTGAACGTACTGCCTGTTGGCGATCAGCACCGGGCAGCGGAAGGGAAGGGAGCGACTCTGATCCAGGTACCGCACGGAAGCGTCCGTAACCGCAATGAAAGGATCGGCGAGGTTCTGGGCGGCCAGGAACGCATCTTCGCCCTCACGAATGTGGAGGTGCCCTTCTATCTCCATGTTGTCCATGTAGAGAGCCGCCGCGACGGGATACTTCGGAATATAGCGCGGATGCGACTTTCTCGTTTCGGGGGCGCTTTCCTCCTCGTAGGGGATGGCGATGCGGATGTGGTCGCGGCTCACCAGGAGGGCGTCTTCGGTCTGGTGCCCGACGCCCATGCGGTGGAGGGACTGAATCCGCGCGTTCTCCAAGCGCAGGTAGGGCGATGTCAGGTTCTCCAGCACGTCCATCAGCCGCTGGTGGCGAGTGATAACGGTTCCCAAGGCGATGTAGTCCCCTGCGTGAATCTCCACGCGGAGCGTTTCTCCTTGCGTCATGCTGCTGTCTGCCGGTGTGGCGAGATCGCTTGTTGTCATCGTGCTCACCTCTTGTCCTAACGGGCGGCGTACACCTGGCTGGTCTCATCCCTGTTCCGCGATGATCTCCAGAAACAGCCGACTTAGGGTTGGGTCAAATTGATGGCCCGCGCCTTTCTGGATTTCGCGCAGCACCACGTCGTGAGGCAGCGGCGGGCGGTACGGCCGCTGCGAGGTCATGGCGTCGTAGGCGTCGGCGATGGCCAGGATGCGCGCGCCCACAGGGATTTCCAGTCCCCTGAGTCCATCCGGGTAACCGCTGCCATCCCAATGCTCATGGTGATTCCGTATCATGCGGAGCGCGCCATTGAGTTCGGCCACGGGCACAAGGATGCGCTCGCTAATCAGCGGGTGGGTCTGGATGTGAGCATATTCCACCGGCGTGAGAGGGCCGGGTTTGTTGATGACGGCCTCGCGGATTCCGATCTTGCCGATGTCGTGAAGGAGGCCGGCCATGCGGATGTATTGAGTGTCGCTTGCGGGAAGGCCCAGGGCGAGGGCGAGTCGTTCGGCGAGGGTCGCCACGCGCTGCGAGTGCCCCACGGTGTACGGGTCTTTGGCTTCCAGGCTGTTGGCCAGGGCCATCACGGTGCTGAGCAGCAGCCGATGGCCGGCATCTGCCGGTTGCTGGATTCTGGATTGGGATTCCAGGTAGCGCCGCGCCAGGTTCCGCTGCCGCTGGCGCAGGGCCTGCTGCACCGCATTCATGATCTGGTCCAGGTCAAAGGGCTTCACCACGTAGTCCGAGGCTCCCAACCGCATGGCAGCGATGGCATGGTCCAGGTCGCCATAGGCCGTCACCATGATGACGACGACATCGGGGTAGGTCTCGCGGATGATCTGCAAGAGTTCCAGCCCGTTGAGTCTGGGCATGTTGATGTCCGACATGACGACGCCAAAACACTGCTCGCGGAGGAGGGCAAGGGCGTCTATGCCGTTGGCGGCGCCGACGGCGGTGAGGCCCGCGCGGGTGAGTTTTCGGAGCAGCAGACTCCGCACGGAATCCTCGTCTTCCACG
The DNA window shown above is from Chloroflexota bacterium and carries:
- a CDS encoding response regulator, translating into MTTEEFLQSQIHPEPILVVEDEDSVRSLLLRKLTRAGLTAVGAANGIDALALLREQCFGVVMSDINMPRLNGLELLQIIRETYPDVVVIMVTAYGDLDHAIAAMRLGASDYVVKPFDLDQIMNAVQQALRQRQRNLARRYLESQSRIQQPADAGHRLLLSTVMALANSLEAKDPYTVGHSQRVATLAERLALALGLPASDTQYIRMAGLLHDIGKIGIREAVINKPGPLTPVEYAHIQTHPLISERILVPVAELNGALRMIRNHHEHWDGSGYPDGLRGLEIPVGARILAIADAYDAMTSQRPYRPPLPHDVVLREIQKGAGHQFDPTLSRLFLEIIAEQG
- a CDS encoding protein kinase, giving the protein MPNSEELTPNRIGPYRLIRVIGRGGMGAVYLAEHSDTHRQVALKVLPPEYAAMPDRVARFLREGMAGTRLRHPNIVETYEVGEENGAYYIALEYVQGESLRERLDRRALDLRQSLDIALQVAEALAHAHARHIVHRDLKPSNIMIAADGTAKVMDFGLAKVADASAVTMAGVLMGTAAYISPEQARGEATDARSDLYSLGVMLYEMISGQLPFTAETTAAVIFKHINEQPIPVRRLAPDALPAVDGLVWRLLHKQPERRFQSALELASAIRLCLDALDKGTSLPANLFDPTLPSDEMLATTHIPLVGRERELTFLRQALDQARNSRGGLVLISGEAGLGKTRLVAEIQREARSAGFLCLTGHCLYQEDPNPYLPFVEILQSYLDTRETMVGIPEDNDTIGHLVTRLSNFLPYAATAAAPAAHEALRWADAQTALFETIRQVLTSLGQKQPLLLFVDDLQWASAATLRLLHYLARNIQAAPILLVGTYREEDIQQETGAEPHPLQEVMRRMSREHLFEHLALSPLTREQSDALVRHVLPGAPEDAEFLARVYAETEGNPFFILEALRMWQEEGQLVYTEAGWRLIGRPEEMRVPQRVHDVITRRLQRLDEASREILDVAAVMGRRFTVETISAALGLPKVELLRRLGRLEKNHQLIAFESGTYTFTHHLIRDVLYAELAEPLRVEYHLIIAKRLEELYAGRLEEIAYDLAHHFYQGADYRTGLRYAQMATERAEAQWALEEALHFNRLALDAIAHLPPDPHYARQECDLRQRRAALLQVAGDLQGTLEQLERALALCEQQGNASRQAEVLTEIARLHARKSDWDAALQLASQAMGIAERAGDAPTIAQALSVRAIVLFQTGKWDDALDSLRWAAGLVQGDEQALLRARILGNMGNILDAQGKKDDAIRHYRQAIRIFEAAGRLLDSARGSLNLGFVYASMDNPAEARACYQDALAIFRKVGDVYHTALTQQHLAELELSQGNIAAAADLCKTARDTFLRIGDELGKADTSRILGRIAACGADPSQAQKHFADAIASYGELGDRLNWAETSRELGRLLAAEHRAAGAIPYLQAAADAYADLGLTKEATETIQEMSVLKQGVPMGGASVR
- a CDS encoding GGDEF domain-containing protein translates to MEELTLHTTDGCDALTNLEQRELCLIPLLGTGVSGMRVLAQRETIIGRQPGVDLLVRDPRVSRQHCKIVLTNAGPKIVDLDSRNGTFVNDVQVKETYLNDSDLIRVGDTVFRLRYVDRVELERQEELYRRATRDSLTGLHNRQYLLERLNEELARARRHHFPVSFLMIDVDHFKLINDRLGHAAGDRALAVVAGILRDNVRSEDTVARYGGEEFAVLAPFSDVMGARILGERLRSLVERNDWSKGEGRMPLTISVGAATFPDDADAGLDLIHKSDIALYRAKHAGRNRVVNYSSNGEDTEK